In a genomic window of Gossypium arboreum isolate Shixiya-1 chromosome 7, ASM2569848v2, whole genome shotgun sequence:
- the LOC108478945 gene encoding uncharacterized protein LOC108478945 yields MMRAGSHLPVSIPVGNAAKKERGGASRSAMFPLAEIWIHTIPLLVLLCFFILWWLSRPVNVEIKDGRIVAIHHVEMPLPLSDSQIDVSLLASAASPVASVSLNLTVIDESSVLASD; encoded by the exons ATGATGAGAGCTGGTAGCCATCTTCCAGTTTCGATACCAGTGGGTAACGCTGCCAAGAAGGAAAGAGGAGGGGCTTCTCGCTCTGCAATGTTTCCCTTGGCCGAGATTTGGATCCACACCATTCCCCTTCTCGTCTTGCTTTGCTTCTTCATTCTCTGGTGGTTGTCTCGTCCAG TAAATGTGGAGATAAAGGATGGCAGAATTGTGGCTATACATCATGTGGAGATGCCATTGCCTCTTAGTGATTCTCAGATTGATGTATCCCTCCTGGCATCTGCTGCATCACCAGTTGCCTCGGTATCACTAAATCTCACAGTAATCGACGAATCCTCGGTATTAGCTTCTGATTGA
- the LOC108478935 gene encoding uncharacterized protein LOC108478935, with protein sequence MNSPLQRMPQIRFRGLIIYFIITMTLLYISYSNLLFSKKDRKSSDITIVSNKIEAPPFNHSSNTTSSHVQNPADQKRPNLVEPPPRRYLRYDTHLKHIAFGIASSSNLWEIRKEYIKTWWRPKETRGVVWLDKKVVAKKGERLPEIRVSEDTSQFKYLNKVGSRSALRITRVVSETLKLGMTDIRWFVMGDDDTIFIVENLVRVLSKYDHTQYYYIGSASESHIQNILFSYSMAYGGGGFAISYPLAKELSKMQDQCIHRYPALYGSDDRIQACMAELGVPLTRELGFHQYDVVGDILGLLGAHPVTPLVSLHHLDVVNPIYPGMKRAKALAHMLEAANEDSASLMQQSICYDSKRYWSITVSWGYAVQILRGVMSPRELEMPSRTFFSWHKRADYTAYAFNTRPVERHPCQRPFVFYMYKTKTEPETNQTVGLYYRHRTRSRYCRWKMASPEELDFVVVIKQRDEDRWLKAPRRDCCRAFPKIKNNTMILYVGNCKDGEISEFQPNKLL encoded by the exons ATGAACTCTCCCCTGCAACGCATGCCACAAATTAGATTTAGAGGGCTaatcatttatttcatcataacCATGACTTTACTTTACATTTCATACTCAAATCTCCTGTTCAGCAAGAAAGACCGGAAATCCTCGGATATAACTATTGTCTCCAACAAAATTGAAGCGCCACCCTTTAACCATTCCTCCAACACCACCTCTTCCCATGTCCAAAACCCAGCAGACCAAAAGCGACCAAACCTTGTTGAACCACCTCCTAGGAGATACCTACGATACGATACTCATCTCAAACACATTGCCTTCGGGATAGCATCGTCTTCGAATTTGTGGGAGATCAGAAAAGAGTACATTAAAACATGGTGGAGGCCCAAAGAGACAAGAGGGGTGGTTTGGTTGGATAAGAAAGTGGTAGCCAAGAAAGGTGAACGCCTACCAGAGATTCGGGTATCCGAGGATACTTCTCAGTTTAAGTACTTAAACAAGGTAGGATCTAGATCGGCTTTGAGGATCACAAGGGTGGTTTCCGAGACACTCAAGCTTGGGATGACGGATATTAGGTGGTTCGTGATGGGGGATGATGACACGATTTTTATTGTTGAAAACTTGGTACGGGTGCTCTCTAAATATGATCATACGCAGTATTATTACATTGGGAGTGCATCAGAGAGTCATATTCAGAACATATTGTTTTCATATTCCATGGCATATGGAGGGGGTGGATTTGCAATAAGCTATCCACTGGCAAAAGAACTGTCCAAGATGCAGGACCAATGCATCCACCGATACCCAGCATTATATGGCAGTGATGACAGGATTCAGGCTTGCATGGCTGAGCTTGGAGTGCCCCTTACCAGGGAGCTTGGCTTCCATCAG TATGATGTGGTCGGAGACATATTAGGCCTCTTGGGAGCCCATCCAGTGACTCCTTTGGTATCACTTCACCACCTAGATGTAGTGAATCCTATATACCCGGGCATGAAACGAGCCAAAGCTCTTGCACACATGCTTGAAGCTGCCAATGAGGACTCCGCGAGCTTAATGCAACAATCCATCTGCTATGATTCAAAGCGATACTGGTCGATCACGGTGTCGTGGGGCTACGCGGTTCAAATCTTGAGGGGAGTGATGTCTCCCAGAGAGCTTGAGATGCCGAGTAGAACATTTTTTAGCTGGCACAAGCGAGCTGATTACACTGCTTATGCATTTAACACTAGGCCTGTTGAAAGGCACCCTTGCCAAAGACCCTTTGTTTTCTACATGTACAAGACTAAGACTGAACCTGAAACGAACCAAACAGTTGGCCTCTACTATCGTCATAGAACGCGCAGCCGATATTGCCGATGGAAAATGGCCTCACCAGAGGAACTCGATTTTGTCGTAGTCATAAAACAGCGAGATGAAGATCGATGGCTCAAg gCGCCAAGGAGGGATTGTTGCAGAGCTTttccaaaaattaaaaacaaCACAATGATTTTATATGTGGGAAATTGCAAAGACGGTGAGATTAGTGAATTTCAACCCAACAAGTTATTGTGA
- the LOC108454895 gene encoding BTB/POZ domain-containing protein At5g60050-like, which produces MASREVSAMIKQGFISDPTPSLSSSPSRTTSTITTSKLYTPSSSPPPPQTEPTRPFPNQTLFGMMSEEHLRDSKAIEESRKKTQTRIAKFLDELKTCSSNDWGLGSGDVRLTVVSRDGHRVSMDVHKRVLSEKSRFFAEKLSQRKEKGVSHTVEISECDDVEVYVETVVLMYSDDLKKRLIGENVNKVLALLQVSAAIMFDAGISSCLEYLEAVPWSEDEEEKVLSLLCQLELHGSMTEVLQRVLSEPSTSVRTDDIFLKLLSGVLQAKDDKARREMKTLISRLLREDSFDYNSRVDVSKDILYHLCHRCLCSLVLCLSEAMCMDSSRQDRGVLMAEIAGEADNLQWLVDILIDKRMANDFVKLWADQKELAELHSKIPTMYRHEISRITAQLCIAIGRGNILVPKDSRFSLLSTWLDALYEDFRWMRRASRSVDKKLIEEGLSQTILTLSLRQQQVILLNWFHRFLNKGDDYPNIQRAFEVWWRRAFIRQYADVPDSSQMQITICNYPT; this is translated from the exons atggcTTCAAGGGAAGTATCTGCTATGATAAAACAAGGCTTTATTTCGGACCCAACTCCGTCTTTATCTTCCTCTCCATCAAGAACAACTTCTACAATCACCACCTCAAAACTCTATACTCCTTCctcttctcctcctcctcctcaaACTGAGCCAACTCGCCCTTTTCCCAATCAAACCCTCTTTGGAATGATGTCGGAGGAACACCTCCGTGACTCCAAAGCCATTGAAGAGTCTCGCAAAAAGACGCAAACCCGAATTGCTAAATTCCTCGATGAACTCAAAACCTGTAGCTCCAACGACTGGGGGCTGGGATCAGGTGATGTAAGGCTCACCGTAGTCTCTAGGGATGGGCATAGAGTGTCAATGGATGTGCACAAAAGAGTTTTATCTGAGAAAAGTAGGTTCTTTGCTGAGAAGTTGAGTCAAAGGAAAGAGAAAGGAGTTTCTCACACCGTGGAAATCAGTGAATGTGATGACGTGGAGGTTTATGTGGAAACTGTGGTTTTGATGTACTCTGATGATTTGAAGAAGAGGTTGATTGGTGAAAATGTTAACAAGGTCTTGGCTTTGCTTCAG GTTTCTGCGGCTATTATGTTTGATGCTGGAATTAGTTCGTGCTTGGAATATCTGGAAGCTGTCCCCTGGTCCGAGGATGAAGAGGAGAAAGTCCTATCTCTTCTCTGCCAACTTGAGCTTCATGGCTCGATGACTGAAGTTCTTCAGAGAGTATTATCCGAACCATCTACTTCTGTGAGAACAGATGACATCTTCTTGAAGCTACTTAGTGGTGTTCTTCAAGCAAAAGATGATAAAGCGCGTCGAGAAATGAAAACTCTTATTTCACGGTTACTCAGAGAAGATTCGTTTGATTATAACAGCCGGGTTGATGTCTCCAAAGATATCCTTTATCATCTTTGTCATAGATGTCTTTGTTCTCTCGTGCTCTGCTTATCTGAAGCTATGTGCATGGACAGCAGCAGGCAAGATCGAGGAGTTTTAATGGCTGAAATAGCTGGAGAAGCTGACAACTTGCAGTGGCTAGTTGATATTCTAATCGATAAAAGGATGGCAAATGACTTCGTGAAATTGTGGGCAGATCAAAAGGAACTTGCAGAACTCCATTCCAAGATTCCCACCATGTACCGACATGAAATCAGCAGGATCACTGCTCAACTATGTATCGCAATTGGTAGAGGAAACATCTTGGTGCCCAAAGACAGCCGATTCTCTCTGCTGTCAACATGGTTGGACGCTCTTTACGAAGATTTTAGATGGATGAGAAGGGCTTCTAGATCTGTAGATAAAAAACTAATTGAAGAAGGACTCAGTCAGACAATTCTTACCCTTTCGTTGCGACAACAGCAGGTTATTCTGCTCAACTGGTTCCATCGGTTTCTGAATAAAGGGGATGACTATCCCAATATCCAGAGAGCATTTGAAGTTTGGTGGAGAAGAGCCTTCATTAGACAGTACGCTGACGTGCCTGATAGTTCTCAGATGCAAATAACCATCTGCAATTATCCAACCTGA
- the LOC108478925 gene encoding chitinase 2-like produces MDLCMLVVSLILEIIFIALFSSHPVVAANSKLFREYIGAEDKGVTFSDVPINEDVDFHFILSFAIDYTTSSSSPPSPTNGDFRVYRDTQNLNPSHVSSLKTHYRNVKVAMSLGGDTIANNEKVYFSPKTINSWVRNAIHSVTDISRRYHLDGIDIDYEHFHADADTFAECIGRLLFFLKQNGVVSFASIAPYNDDSVQPHYLALWRKYGHVIDYVNFQFYAYEKCTNISQFLKYFDEQSSNYRGGKVLVSFGTDGSGGLSPENGFFMACRRLKHQGKLHGIFVWSADDSMKDGFRYEKLSQTLLAKSI; encoded by the coding sequence ATGGATTTATGCATGCTTGTTGTTTCTCTCATTCTTGAGATCATCTTCATTGCTCTATTTTCCTCACACCCTGTAGTAGCAGCTAACTCGAAACTCTTTAGAGAATACATAGGAGCTGAGGACAAAGGTGTTACCTTTTCAGATGTACCCATCAATGAAGACGTAGATTTTCACTTCATCCTTTCCTTTGCTATTGATTACACCACCTCTTCTTCTTCCCCTCCTTCCCCCACCAATGGTGATTTCAGGGTTTACAGGGATACACAAAACCTCAACCCTTCTCATGTATCCTCCCTCAAAACACATTATCGGAATGTGAAGGTAGCTATGAGTCTAGGAGGCGATACAATAGCCAACAATGAGAAAGTATACTTCAGCCCTAAAACAATCAATTCCTGGGTTAGAAATGCCATTCATTCCGTAACAGATATATCAAGACGGTATCATTTGGATGGCATAGATATCGACTATGAACACTTCCATGCAGATGCTGACACATTCGCTGAGTGCATTGGGCGACTTCTTTTCTTCCTAAAACAAAATGGGGTTGTCTCATTTGCATCAATAGCACCTTATAATGATGATTCCGTGCAACCCCATTACTTGGCCTTGTGGAGGAAGTACGGGCATGTCATAGACTACGTTAACTTTCAGTTCTACGCCTATGAAAAGTGTACAAATATTTCTCAATTCCTGAAATACTTCGATGAACAGAGCTCTAACTACAGAGGTGGTAAGGTCCTAGTGAGCTTTGGCACCGATGGAAGCGGAGGGTTGTCTCCGGAAAATGGGTTCTTTATGGCATGTCGCAGGCTGAAGCATCAGGGGAAACTTCATGGCATATTTGTTTGGTCAGCGGATGACTCCATGAAAGATGGTTTCCGCTATGAGAAACTCTCACAAACCCTGTTGGCCAAATCAATATGA